Part of the Sulfolobales archaeon genome, ATAGCTATAAGACTATTTATAACACTGATTATGAATATTTATTATCAAAGATGCGAAAGACCCTACTCGCTTTATAGACTCTTGGGATGGCCGAGCAAATAGTCTTTCTCAAAGGTCTTCTTATTAGCTATTAGCTATTTATTAAATGTTATGGTGGTTATCTTTTCCCACGTTATTATATATCTATAAATAAATTTATATATTAGCTATAAAGATATATAACTCTGGGGAGAGAATGGGTTCGCCTTGGGAGATCCTTGATAATGCTTCTTGGACTCGTGAGCATTGGAAGCTATTCACTATAGTATCTCTTACATTTTTCCTAGATGGTATCCTCTTCACAATAGTGCCTGCTATAATGTATCTAGTAGAACCTGAGATGGCCACTTTTATATTTGCCGTTAACATTGCGTTCTTCGCGCTAGGTGGTTTTCTTCTAGGTAGGCTTGCTGATCTCTATGGTAGGAGGGTTATGCTTATAATAGCTATAACTATCTACACGATCGCTGCATTTCTGTTAGTACCCTTTCATGGCAGCTTTCTAGAGCTATTGATCCTGACGTCGGCTATTAATTTCGGTATTGGAGGGGAGATTGGGGCTGCATATTCAGCTATAGCAGAGCTCTCGCCAGCAAGGCATAGGGGAAAGGCTATAATGCTTTCTGCTAACATGTGGAATGTTGGTGCAGCGTTGATAGCAGGTCTCTCACTCTACTATAGATCTATATATGAGGATATAAACATCCAGATCAACTCTGTGATACTTACATCAGCGATATTGGCAGCGATAATAGCAATAGCTAGGCTACACCTACCTGAATCACCTAGATGGCTTGTTCAGCATAGGAGATATGGAGAGGCTATAGAAGTTATTCGACGTGTTGTTGGCAGTAAAATAGATCTACATATCTCTGGCGAGAGCCTAGAGAAAGCTATGGAGTCTTTTAGAGGGGTCGGTTTGAGGGAAGCTATTTCTAGATATCGCTTTAGGCTCTCTATATTGATAGCTATAACAGCTTCACAATATACAACGTATAATATGGTGGCATATTACGCCCCCTACGCCTCTGGATTCGCCTATGGGATCGAAGTGGCACCTTTGAATATAGCAATAGCTAATATAGGTGCTTCTCTAGGAGCCTTTTTATTAATACCCCTCATGGATAGAAGTAGAAAGATCTCGACACTCCTATCTTACCTTGGTGGGGCTATATCTGCAGTTGGCCTTGCAGCTATCCACGGCATCTTACCACTAGCTATGTTTCTCATAGTTGTTTTCATAAACATGATATTTTCAGAATGGGCTTGGGCTTCTCTAAGCGCTCTGGAGAGTGAACTGTTCCCAACAGGGGTTAGAGCATCTACAATAGGCTTTATAACACTAATAACAAATCTATCCATAATAGCAGTTGTTATTTACGAAACCTATATATCAGCCCATCTATTCCTCCTATTAGCATCAGTAATATGGGCCATAGGGTTAGTCGCATCTCTCGCATGGTATCTCAGAGGAATCGAAACTGCTAGGAAATCCGTTGAGGAGTTAGCAAAGATCTAAGGCCTATTACCTATAGGGCCGGGAGTTATTTTTGTACCTATATTTCAGCCTTTCCTCTCTTGCAGTGCTTCTATATTTTTATAATTGTTTCCCTAGCTTTTATTTCTTCGATTGGGGTTATCTTGAGAAACACAATGTTCTAGAGCATAGCTTAGCATCTCTTACAACATCTTCCTACATACGTCCTCTATCTCTCTTGGTACTTGTCTACCAAACCTATTAACCTAACCCCCAAGGACAACGGTTCTCCTAACGTTTTCAGCTTCCTATCCATCTCTCATCAAGTACAAGTGATTAAAAAATATTTAAATATATCGCTAAATCTGAAACAGTCTATATACAAGGATAAAGATAATATTAATAATACTTATATTTTAAATATGAAGATCGGGGGTGAGATATGTAGAGTAAAATTATTGATATAATAGGAAATATGGAGATTGTGTTGAACGATAATGTAAACCCAGCTGTATCAGCTATAACTCCAAAGAGGTAAGGCCCTGTTGAGCCTCCTATAAATCCTATGGAATTATACCAGCCTAGAATGGAACCTACAATACCTTTGGGTGTGCTCTCGATGACTAATATGGGGAGGGCCGTGGCTGCGGCTCGTGACATAAATCCTATCACAGGTAGTAGAAACACTACATATATAGGGGGTTTTAGATAGGGGATTATGAGGTTTGTAGCTGCTATTGATAGAAAGCTAATATAGATTATTTTCCTTGCGCCAAACGCCCCAATTAAATACCCACCGATGAATCCTCCAAATATATCTGGTATCGATAGCGAGAGAGAAACAAGATTAGCATAGAGAATTGAGGACTCACTTGTGGAAACAATATATGTTGGCATGAAAGAGGCTACGGCGAAGTATGTTAGAAGAAGAAGGGCATGAACTATATTATAGATAGCTATACTTCTCTCTTGGAGAACTTGAAACATGAGGGACCATATGTTTGATTGATACTGAATAGAATCGCTTTTACCCACAGGATTCGGCTTTATAGTCATGAATATGAGGGAGGCTATTAAGCCAGGTATAGAGATTATATAGAATATCTCTCTCCACAAGCCTATGTTTCCTAAT contains:
- a CDS encoding MFS transporter, with the protein product MGSPWEILDNASWTREHWKLFTIVSLTFFLDGILFTIVPAIMYLVEPEMATFIFAVNIAFFALGGFLLGRLADLYGRRVMLIIAITIYTIAAFLLVPFHGSFLELLILTSAINFGIGGEIGAAYSAIAELSPARHRGKAIMLSANMWNVGAALIAGLSLYYRSIYEDINIQINSVILTSAILAAIIAIARLHLPESPRWLVQHRRYGEAIEVIRRVVGSKIDLHISGESLEKAMESFRGVGLREAISRYRFRLSILIAITASQYTTYNMVAYYAPYASGFAYGIEVAPLNIAIANIGASLGAFLLIPLMDRSRKISTLLSYLGGAISAVGLAAIHGILPLAMFLIVVFINMIFSEWAWASLSALESELFPTGVRASTIGFITLITNLSIIAVVIYETYISAHLFLLLASVIWAIGLVASLAWYLRGIETARKSVEELAKI
- a CDS encoding MFS transporter; translation: MVNKVVVAGWLGWFSVFAVRFAPSPVLVLIEKSFGASHSDASLIFTSHLLGYAIMQIPAGIMSDILGPLRVIIAGLIAMSLSCIAMGFSPNISTMVILAFIAGLGAGTFYTSSTSLISTLFSPSERGRALGLVYSGIGAGASASIIIGGLLGNIGLWREIFYIISIPGLIASLIFMTIKPNPVGKSDSIQYQSNIWSLMFQVLQERSIAIYNIVHALLLLTYFAVASFMPTYIVSTSESSILYANLVSLSLSIPDIFGGFIGGYLIGAFGARKIIYISFLSIAATNLIIPYLKPPIYVVFLLPVIGFMSRAAATALPILVIESTPKGIVGSILGWYNSIGFIGGSTGPYLFGVIADTAGFTLSFNTISIFPIISIILLYISHPRSSYLKYKYY